One Egicoccus halophilus genomic region harbors:
- a CDS encoding DUF1028 domain-containing protein, translating to MTFSITVHDPTTGQLAVGAVTAEPAVGKLVSHARRRAGAVASQAAMNPYLGLDGLELLEAGRAAKEALDLLLRGDPGREARQVGVVDAEGRSAAWTGSACPDWSGHLTLDHVSVQGNRLVGPQTLDATLQGYLDADGPELARRVYAALVAGEKTGADTDGALSATILVVDREEYPLWDVRVDHHDAPVQELDRLLDVFEEQLLPTVRRLSTRNDPMGSMTRTLLEPGTAS from the coding sequence GTGACCTTCTCCATCACCGTCCACGACCCCACCACCGGCCAGCTGGCGGTGGGCGCGGTCACCGCCGAGCCCGCCGTCGGCAAACTGGTGTCCCACGCCCGTCGGCGTGCCGGAGCGGTCGCGAGCCAGGCGGCCATGAACCCCTACCTGGGACTCGACGGCCTCGAACTGCTCGAGGCGGGTCGGGCGGCGAAGGAGGCCCTCGACCTGCTGCTGCGCGGTGACCCGGGCCGGGAGGCGCGCCAGGTCGGCGTGGTCGACGCCGAAGGGCGCAGCGCCGCCTGGACCGGCTCGGCCTGCCCGGACTGGTCCGGGCACCTGACGCTCGACCACGTCAGTGTCCAGGGCAATCGGCTGGTCGGTCCGCAGACGCTCGACGCGACCCTGCAGGGCTACCTCGACGCCGACGGTCCCGAGCTCGCCCGTCGCGTGTACGCCGCGTTGGTCGCCGGCGAGAAGACCGGTGCGGACACCGATGGTGCGCTGTCGGCGACGATCCTCGTCGTCGACCGTGAGGAGTACCCGTTGTGGGACGTGCGGGTCGACCACCACGATGCGCCGGTGCAGGAGCTCGACCGGTTGCTCGACGTGTTCGAGGAGCAGCTGCTGCCGACCGTGCGCCGGCTGTCGACCCGCAACGACCCGATGGGGTCGATGACCCGGACGCTGCTGGAGCCGGGCACCGCGTCCTGA
- a CDS encoding enoyl-CoA hydratase/isomerase family protein gives MGEFVRLEVDAERRVGTIRLDRPPMNAISNQVWLEIGQCAQEAADHPEVGAVVVWGGPKVFAAGADIKDFPSVDYQAMRAVGGVLQRSLDTLARVPMATIAVVNGYALGGGCEVALACDFRFAADNAKLGQPEVLLGLTPGAGGTQRLPRLVGLSRAKELLYSGRMVAMDEALRIGLVDEVHPADDVYDRAVEVAARYAAGPFALRLIKQAVEEGTEQSLDQGLRLEQSLFAEAFGTDDARIGIASFLEHGPGKADFTGR, from the coding sequence GTGGGAGAATTCGTCCGTCTCGAGGTGGACGCCGAGCGTCGCGTCGGCACCATCCGGCTCGACCGACCGCCGATGAACGCGATCTCGAACCAGGTCTGGCTCGAGATCGGTCAGTGCGCCCAGGAAGCCGCCGACCACCCCGAGGTCGGCGCCGTGGTCGTCTGGGGCGGACCGAAGGTCTTCGCCGCCGGGGCCGACATCAAGGACTTCCCGAGCGTCGACTACCAGGCCATGAGAGCGGTCGGCGGGGTGTTGCAGCGCTCGCTCGACACCCTGGCGCGGGTGCCGATGGCGACCATCGCCGTCGTCAACGGCTACGCGCTCGGTGGCGGCTGCGAGGTCGCGCTCGCCTGTGACTTCCGCTTCGCCGCCGACAACGCCAAGCTGGGCCAGCCCGAGGTGCTGCTCGGTCTGACGCCGGGCGCCGGCGGCACGCAGCGCCTGCCCCGCCTGGTCGGCCTGTCACGGGCCAAGGAACTGCTGTACTCCGGTCGCATGGTCGCCATGGACGAGGCCCTGCGCATCGGCCTGGTCGACGAGGTGCACCCGGCCGACGACGTCTACGACCGTGCCGTCGAGGTGGCCGCCCGCTATGCCGCCGGTCCGTTCGCCCTGCGCCTGATCAAGCAGGCCGTCGAGGAGGGCACCGAGCAGTCGCTCGACCAGGGCCTGCGCCTCGAGCAGTCGCTGTTCGCCGAGGCCTTCGGCACCGACGACGCCCGCATCGGCATCGCGTCGTTCCTGGAGCACGGTCCCGGCAAGGCCGACTTCACCGGCCGCTGA
- a CDS encoding carboxyl transferase domain-containing protein, with product MSTMAHPAPPRTLRRADLRPLPPLADVPARPTRTPDPLAFPGYADRLARLDAGAESVTVGLTRLGGHEVVVAMGRFDVLGGSMGQVHGDRVARAMAVALERRLPFVAVTASGGARMQEGMHSLVQMARASEGVRRLREAGVPVLAHFTHPTTGGVHASYGALADVVVADAGATVGFAGPRVVEAFTGVPVGEDSHTAEAAHGAGLVDEVTDEGDALDRLAAWVDLLHPAVRDGALPRADHVEEPVVEHDAWQAVRAARRTDRPSARDLLATVFDASRELHGDRAGEDDPAVVTAVARLGQRRVVVVGFDRRGVAAVDGRRPGQPTAAGFRKLRRAAELARRFGLPLVSLVDTPGADPSPASDTAGLAAAIAETFVAVLSVDAPTVAVVTGEGGSGGALAIAASDRLLMQDDAVFEVIAPEGAASILHRDPTRAEEVAPLLRPTASALRRHGICDRVVPGPTTFDPHTAATALRAELAATLDELDRDPDRLAARRRRYGV from the coding sequence ATGAGCACCATGGCCCACCCGGCCCCGCCGCGGACGCTCCGACGCGCGGACCTGCGTCCGCTGCCGCCGCTGGCCGACGTCCCGGCGCGGCCGACGCGCACGCCGGATCCGTTGGCCTTCCCCGGCTACGCGGACCGGCTGGCCCGGCTCGACGCGGGCGCGGAGTCGGTCACCGTCGGCCTCACCCGCCTCGGCGGGCACGAGGTCGTGGTCGCCATGGGCCGCTTCGACGTGCTCGGCGGCTCGATGGGGCAGGTCCACGGGGACCGGGTGGCCCGCGCCATGGCCGTCGCCCTGGAGCGACGCCTGCCGTTCGTGGCCGTCACCGCCTCCGGTGGCGCCCGCATGCAGGAAGGCATGCACTCGCTGGTGCAGATGGCCCGCGCCAGCGAGGGGGTCCGGCGGCTGCGCGAGGCCGGCGTTCCCGTGCTCGCGCACTTCACCCACCCGACGACCGGTGGGGTGCACGCCTCGTACGGGGCGCTCGCCGACGTCGTCGTCGCCGACGCGGGCGCGACGGTCGGCTTCGCCGGCCCGCGCGTGGTCGAGGCGTTCACGGGCGTCCCGGTCGGCGAGGACAGCCACACCGCCGAGGCCGCCCACGGTGCCGGTCTGGTCGACGAGGTGACCGACGAGGGCGACGCGCTCGACCGGCTCGCCGCCTGGGTCGACCTGCTGCACCCGGCCGTGCGCGACGGTGCGCTGCCGCGGGCGGACCACGTCGAGGAACCGGTCGTCGAGCACGACGCCTGGCAGGCCGTGCGCGCCGCCCGCCGCACCGACCGTCCCTCGGCCCGTGACCTGCTCGCGACCGTGTTCGACGCCTCCCGCGAACTGCACGGCGACCGGGCCGGTGAGGACGACCCCGCGGTCGTCACGGCCGTCGCGAGGCTCGGGCAGCGCCGGGTGGTGGTGGTCGGGTTCGACCGCCGTGGCGTCGCCGCCGTCGACGGGCGCCGGCCGGGGCAACCGACCGCCGCCGGGTTCCGCAAGCTGCGCCGCGCCGCCGAGCTCGCCCGCCGCTTCGGGCTGCCGTTGGTGAGCCTGGTCGACACGCCGGGCGCCGACCCCTCCCCCGCCTCGGACACCGCCGGCCTCGCCGCGGCGATCGCGGAGACGTTCGTCGCCGTGCTGTCGGTCGACGCGCCGACCGTGGCGGTCGTCACCGGTGAGGGCGGCTCGGGTGGGGCGCTCGCCATCGCCGCGAGCGACCGGCTGCTGATGCAGGACGATGCGGTGTTCGAGGTGATCGCGCCCGAGGGGGCCGCCTCGATCCTGCACCGCGACCCGACCCGCGCCGAGGAGGTCGCACCGCTGCTGCGCCCGACCGCGTCCGCACTGCGCCGACACGGCATCTGCGACCGGGTCGTGCCCGGACCGACGACGTTCGATCCGCACACGGCAGCCACCGCCCTGCGCGCCGAGCTGGCCGCGACCCTCGACGAGCTCGACCGTGATCCCGACCGCCTCGCCGCCCGCCGCCGCCGCTACGGGGTCTGA
- a CDS encoding SGNH/GDSL hydrolase family protein, whose translation MTSLRRLLAPTAVLALLLAGCDDGSADDVSTTDAPVPDAPTGELDAPAEDTGEAIEDDAAGGDEPDGDDDASAGSAGTIDYVALGDSLATGAGATTSYVEEYAELVRDDTGADVEVTNFAVDGWTSQDLLSSLQDDDGVQAALADADLVTLDIGGNDLLRVLPTYLSGNCGGEDELACLRDAAERFAERFDDILDEVAALVGDDTDVRTLDLYVPFAGDPRVGEHLDRLRPTLDEVNETILRAADARGVTVAEVHDAFHGEDGLTDPVDEGLISVDGLHPSNDGHQLIAEQLVALGPVTVAG comes from the coding sequence ATGACTTCCCTGCGCCGACTGCTCGCTCCCACGGCCGTGCTCGCCCTGCTGCTCGCCGGGTGCGACGACGGATCCGCCGACGACGTCTCGACGACCGACGCGCCGGTACCCGACGCCCCGACCGGCGAGCTCGACGCGCCGGCCGAGGACACCGGCGAGGCGATCGAGGACGACGCCGCCGGCGGTGACGAACCCGACGGCGACGACGACGCGTCCGCGGGGTCCGCCGGCACGATCGACTACGTCGCGCTGGGCGACTCGCTGGCGACCGGGGCGGGTGCCACGACCTCGTACGTCGAGGAGTACGCCGAGCTGGTCCGCGACGACACCGGCGCGGACGTCGAGGTGACCAACTTCGCCGTCGACGGCTGGACCAGCCAGGACCTGCTGTCGTCGCTGCAGGACGACGACGGTGTGCAGGCCGCGCTGGCCGACGCCGACCTGGTCACCCTCGACATCGGCGGCAACGACCTGCTGCGGGTGCTGCCGACCTACCTGTCGGGCAACTGCGGCGGGGAGGACGAGCTCGCCTGTCTGCGCGACGCGGCCGAGCGGTTCGCCGAGCGCTTCGACGACATCCTCGACGAGGTCGCGGCCCTGGTCGGCGACGACACCGACGTGCGAACCCTCGATCTGTACGTCCCCTTCGCCGGCGACCCGCGGGTCGGCGAGCACCTCGACCGGCTGCGTCCGACCCTCGACGAGGTCAACGAGACCATCCTGCGGGCGGCCGACGCCCGCGGCGTCACCGTGGCCGAGGTCCACGACGCCTTCCACGGCGAGGACGGTCTGACCGACCCGGTCGACGAGGGTCTGATCTCGGTCGACGGGTTGCACCCGAGCAACGACGGGCACCAGCTGATCGCCGAACAGCTCGTCGCGCTCGGACCGGTCACGGTCGCGGGCTGA
- a CDS encoding FadR/GntR family transcriptional regulator, with protein sequence MTVEPGTAATPALRPLLRAPLYEAIAERLLSHVVQSDLREGDKLPGERELARRLGVSRTTVRQAIVALQTQGIVEVRHGGGTFLRRLDPTSGPLAKVLDRRNRLPAVLEARRTLEIPIAALAAERRDAGDLAAIEAGLRLMRDEVAAGEIGLEGDGAFHGAVTAAAHNPVLTELMDRLHESIAETRSESLSQQDRPPRSLADHEAIAAAIVAGDPPAAAEAMRAHLDHVADLRLFQIYPAADTFDQEPVPDGSAPDRRRRLRAAEEDAR encoded by the coding sequence ATGACCGTGGAACCCGGCACCGCCGCCACGCCGGCCCTGCGCCCGCTGCTGCGCGCCCCGCTGTACGAGGCGATCGCCGAGCGGCTGCTGTCCCACGTCGTGCAGTCGGACCTGCGCGAGGGCGACAAGCTGCCGGGCGAACGTGAGCTGGCCCGTCGCCTCGGCGTGTCGCGCACCACCGTCCGACAGGCGATCGTGGCGTTGCAGACCCAGGGCATCGTCGAGGTGCGCCACGGCGGTGGCACCTTCCTGCGTCGGCTCGACCCGACCTCCGGGCCGCTCGCGAAGGTGCTCGACCGCCGCAACCGGCTGCCGGCCGTCCTCGAGGCCCGCCGCACCCTGGAGATCCCGATCGCGGCCCTGGCCGCCGAGCGCCGCGACGCCGGCGACCTCGCCGCGATCGAGGCCGGGCTGCGACTGATGCGCGACGAGGTGGCGGCCGGGGAGATCGGCCTCGAGGGCGACGGGGCGTTCCACGGTGCGGTCACGGCCGCCGCGCACAACCCCGTGCTCACCGAACTCATGGACCGGCTGCACGAGTCCATCGCCGAGACCCGCAGCGAGTCACTGTCCCAACAGGACCGTCCGCCACGCTCGCTGGCCGACCACGAGGCCATCGCGGCCGCGATCGTCGCCGGGGACCCGCCGGCCGCCGCCGAGGCGATGCGCGCCCATCTCGACCACGTCGCCGACCTTCGCCTGTTCCAGATCTACCCGGCGGCCGACACCTTCGACCAGGAGCCCGTGCCCGACGGCTCCGCACCCGACCGGCGTCGCCGTCTGCGCGCCGCCGAGGAGGACGCCCGATGA
- a CDS encoding vWA domain-containing protein, translated as MNRAGDDDPGARDAGETARVDAAGDADGADHVAALAAGLRTGGVEVGGAQVTACARALVEVAPDDVDGRYWAGRVTLCSRPGDVPVYDRVFTAVLRGGGTPPPSSSPAETPVDPSEEAQQAGSDRPGGAGGDPPDDDLRAGGVAMAHERLRHRRFDRLAPDERAEVDRLVAALPVALPARRTRRRRPGRGEDLDLARTLDRAMSLEGEVLEFARLVRRQRARPLVLLLDVSGSMAPYARPLLRLAVAAGAGRRRPRPRVEVFAFGTRLTRLTDVLDARDPDAALAEAAARVVDWDGGTRIGASLDRLVRDHGRRGLLRGAVAVVCSDGLERGATPEALAASVGRLRRSVHRLVWVNPLAGDPRYTPTQRGMAAALPHLDVFLPGHDLGSLEDLVAVLATLR; from the coding sequence GTGAACCGCGCCGGCGACGACGATCCCGGCGCCCGGGACGCGGGGGAGACCGCCCGCGTCGACGCTGCGGGCGACGCCGACGGCGCGGACCACGTCGCGGCACTGGCCGCCGGGCTGCGCACCGGCGGTGTCGAGGTCGGCGGCGCCCAGGTCACCGCCTGCGCGCGTGCGCTGGTCGAGGTGGCGCCCGACGACGTCGACGGCCGCTACTGGGCCGGCCGGGTCACGCTGTGCTCACGACCCGGTGACGTGCCGGTCTACGACCGGGTGTTCACCGCCGTGCTCCGTGGCGGCGGGACACCGCCACCGTCCTCCTCGCCGGCCGAGACGCCGGTGGACCCGTCGGAGGAGGCGCAGCAGGCGGGCTCGGACCGACCGGGCGGTGCGGGCGGTGACCCGCCCGACGACGACCTGCGGGCCGGTGGCGTCGCCATGGCACACGAGCGGCTGCGCCATCGGCGGTTCGACCGGCTCGCGCCCGACGAGCGGGCCGAGGTCGACCGGCTGGTGGCGGCCCTGCCGGTCGCGCTGCCGGCCCGGCGGACCCGTCGACGCCGTCCCGGCCGCGGCGAGGACCTCGACCTCGCCCGCACGCTCGACCGGGCGATGTCGCTGGAGGGGGAGGTGCTCGAGTTCGCCCGGCTGGTGCGCCGGCAGCGCGCGCGCCCGCTGGTGCTGCTGCTCGACGTCAGTGGCTCCATGGCGCCCTACGCGCGGCCCCTGCTGCGGCTGGCCGTGGCCGCCGGCGCCGGCCGACGTCGTCCCCGACCGCGGGTCGAGGTGTTCGCGTTCGGCACGCGGCTCACCCGGTTGACCGACGTGCTGGACGCCCGCGACCCCGATGCCGCGCTGGCGGAGGCGGCCGCCCGGGTGGTCGACTGGGACGGTGGCACCCGCATCGGCGCGAGCCTCGACCGGTTGGTGCGCGACCACGGCCGCCGGGGGTTGTTGCGAGGTGCCGTGGCGGTGGTGTGCTCCGACGGGCTCGAGCGTGGCGCCACGCCCGAGGCGCTGGCCGCGTCGGTGGGGCGGTTGCGCCGCAGCGTGCACCGGCTGGTGTGGGTCAACCCGCTGGCGGGGGACCCGCGCTACACGCCGACCCAGCGGGGGATGGCCGCGGCCCTGCCCCACCTCGACGTGTTCCTGCCCGGCCACGACCTCGGGTCGCTCGAGGACCTCGTGGCCGTCCTGGCGACCCTGCGCTGA